A window from Bordetella petrii encodes these proteins:
- a CDS encoding cupin domain-containing protein, which produces MFVDVSGASARPQHQWDPVLISREEIDLEIERLIAAPRPANGRRASLIVHPAATAPGLGLTPGTDVTINVVNPGETTLNLRKNSNMLEICIRGSGVAVVSGRELRINKWDVWNTPSMQVHAYRNDGQEPWVRLSYSNAPLLEKLEVHYVEEFEGDVPPADANTRRPEPRAAGAARARDLALREQISPDGATLLGYEWLIDIDVLESKALHWPWEKVARHLPSVEDIAKGYNGRRLFVLYNPATERRIGTTHSYFATISSSPPDNHHVPHRHSSAAINYYLRGNGYSKVGSQRLDWKAGDLILSAPGWAMHSHHSGTETTSALTVQDHPLQIAMESLIWQERLQEPILALGSQGGFESNRAQLAAAS; this is translated from the coding sequence ATGTTCGTCGACGTCAGCGGGGCTTCGGCCCGGCCACAGCACCAATGGGACCCGGTGTTGATTTCCAGGGAAGAGATCGATCTCGAGATCGAGCGGCTGATCGCCGCGCCGCGCCCGGCCAACGGCCGGCGCGCCTCGCTCATCGTGCATCCGGCCGCGACCGCGCCGGGCCTGGGCCTGACGCCCGGCACCGATGTGACGATCAACGTGGTCAACCCGGGCGAGACCACCCTGAATCTGCGCAAGAATTCCAACATGCTCGAGATCTGTATCCGCGGCTCGGGCGTGGCGGTAGTAAGCGGGCGCGAGCTGCGCATCAACAAGTGGGACGTCTGGAACACCCCGTCGATGCAGGTGCACGCGTATCGCAACGACGGCCAGGAACCCTGGGTGCGCCTGTCGTATTCCAACGCGCCGCTGCTGGAAAAACTGGAAGTCCACTACGTTGAGGAATTCGAGGGCGATGTGCCGCCCGCCGACGCGAACACGCGCCGGCCCGAGCCCCGCGCGGCCGGCGCGGCGCGCGCGCGCGACCTGGCGCTGCGCGAACAGATCAGCCCCGATGGCGCCACCCTGCTGGGCTATGAATGGCTGATCGACATTGACGTGCTGGAATCGAAAGCGCTGCACTGGCCCTGGGAAAAAGTGGCGCGCCACCTGCCCAGCGTCGAAGACATTGCCAAGGGCTACAACGGCCGCCGCCTGTTCGTGCTGTACAACCCGGCCACCGAGCGCCGCATCGGCACCACGCACAGCTATTTCGCGACCATTTCGTCGTCGCCGCCGGACAACCACCACGTGCCGCACCGCCACAGTTCGGCGGCCATCAATTACTACCTGCGCGGCAACGGCTACAGCAAGGTGGGCAGCCAGCGCCTGGACTGGAAGGCGGGCGACCTGATTCTTTCGGCCCCCGGCTGGGCGATGCATTCGCACCATTCCGGCACCGAGACCACCTCGGCCCTGACGGTGCAGGACCATCCCCTGCAGATCGCGATGGAATCGCTGATCTGGCAGGAGCGCCTGCAGGAGCCCATCCTGGCGCTGGGCAGCCAGGGCGGCTTCGAAAGCAACCGCGCCCAGCTGGCGGCGGCGTCATGA
- a CDS encoding aromatic-ring-hydroxylating dioxygenase subunit beta, with product MTATSATDMPALRAQLRDFYEDYAACLDDGRLEDWPAFFTEDCHYRVLSRENYDAGLPIGLIYCMNKNMVKDRVTALRETTVYEPRSLRHFISGVRVAQADGDEIVAQANFAITEALSDREPVLNMVGCYMDVLVRSGGSFLLRRRDCVHDNYRVRTSLIIPV from the coding sequence ATGACCGCTACCTCCGCCACCGACATGCCCGCCCTGCGGGCGCAGCTGCGCGATTTCTACGAAGACTACGCCGCCTGCCTGGACGACGGCCGCCTGGAAGACTGGCCCGCCTTCTTTACCGAAGACTGCCACTACCGCGTGCTGTCGCGCGAGAACTACGACGCCGGGCTGCCCATCGGGCTGATCTACTGCATGAACAAGAACATGGTGAAAGACCGTGTCACGGCGCTGCGCGAAACCACCGTGTACGAGCCGCGTTCGCTGCGCCATTTCATCAGCGGCGTGCGCGTCGCCCAGGCGGACGGTGACGAGATCGTGGCGCAGGCCAACTTCGCCATTACCGAAGCCCTGTCCGACCGCGAGCCCGTGCTGAACATGGTGGGCTGCTACATGGATGTCCTGGTGCGCAGCGGCGGCAGCTTCCTGCTGCGGCGCCGCGATTGCGTGCACGACAACTACCGCGTGCGCACGTCCCTGATCATTCCCGTCTGA
- a CDS encoding aromatic ring-hydroxylating dioxygenase subunit alpha, with product MTCPDTPMPEAAAPAPIRIERRWPKEGHTRIPNWVYTDPDVFRKEMDVFFGGKTWNYVGLDCEVPEPGCYKRNWIGDRPVIMVRTETGEVAVLENRCAHRGAQICWQNTGKVKDFTCPYHQWNYDLNGNLQGVPFRRGAMGKGGMPKDFDPKQNGIRKLRSVNRGGSVWATFSDDAPSFEDYCGAEVLAEIDHMLPGKKLKLLGYTRQLIPSNWKMYLENLKDPYHATLLHTFYITFGLWRADSKSECIPTGGGAHSVMVSHNEGKKKTEATSEMSRFRDDLELLDLETVTPRAEFNRGRVGGAWVFPAAQFGIQANSLKTRHVIPRSPTEHELVFTYYGYEDDDEEMTRLRLKHANLLGPAGFVSMDDSEMLNQVQIGVGGYPNGQGVVEMGGRDTQPADYMVTEVLIRAFYQYYREAMGL from the coding sequence ATGACCTGTCCCGATACCCCCATGCCCGAGGCCGCCGCGCCGGCGCCCATCCGCATCGAACGCCGCTGGCCCAAGGAAGGCCACACGCGCATCCCGAACTGGGTCTACACCGACCCCGATGTGTTCCGCAAGGAAATGGATGTGTTCTTCGGCGGCAAGACCTGGAACTACGTCGGCCTGGACTGCGAAGTGCCCGAGCCCGGCTGCTACAAGCGCAACTGGATCGGCGACCGCCCGGTCATCATGGTGCGCACCGAAACCGGCGAGGTCGCGGTGCTGGAAAACCGCTGCGCCCACCGCGGCGCGCAGATCTGCTGGCAGAACACCGGCAAGGTCAAGGACTTTACCTGCCCGTACCACCAGTGGAACTACGACCTGAACGGCAACCTGCAGGGCGTGCCATTCCGCCGCGGCGCCATGGGCAAGGGCGGCATGCCCAAAGATTTCGATCCCAAGCAGAATGGCATCCGCAAGCTGCGCAGCGTGAACCGCGGCGGCTCGGTATGGGCCACTTTTTCCGATGACGCGCCCAGCTTCGAAGACTACTGCGGCGCCGAAGTGCTGGCCGAAATCGACCACATGCTGCCGGGCAAGAAGCTGAAGCTGCTGGGCTACACGCGCCAGCTGATTCCCAGCAACTGGAAGATGTACCTGGAAAACCTGAAGGACCCCTACCACGCCACGCTGCTGCACACCTTCTACATTACCTTCGGCCTGTGGCGCGCCGATTCGAAATCGGAATGCATTCCCACCGGGGGCGGCGCGCACAGCGTGATGGTGTCGCACAACGAAGGCAAGAAGAAGACCGAAGCTACTTCCGAGATGAGCCGCTTCCGCGACGACCTGGAACTGCTGGACCTGGAAACCGTGACGCCGCGCGCCGAATTCAACCGCGGCCGCGTCGGCGGCGCCTGGGTGTTTCCGGCGGCGCAGTTCGGCATCCAGGCCAATTCGCTGAAGACGCGCCACGTCATTCCCCGCAGCCCCACCGAGCACGAGCTGGTGTTCACCTACTACGGCTACGAAGACGACGACGAGGAAATGACGCGCCTGCGCCTGAAGCACGCCAACCTGCTGGGCCCGGCCGGCTTCGTGTCGATGGACGACAGCGAAATGCTGAACCAGGTGCAGATCGGCGTGGGCGGCTATCCCAACGGGCAGGGCGTGGTCGAGATGGGCGGGCGCGACACGCAGCCGGCCGACTACATGGTGACCGAAGTGCTGATCCGCGCGTTTTACCAGTACTACCGCGAAGCAATGGGGCTGTAA
- a CDS encoding non-heme iron oxygenase ferredoxin subunit, protein MDTWKPVAVVKDISPDTHTLRVMLDGEAVCLYDLEGEICATQDRCPHGNASLAEGYLEDGTIECPLHQGVFDIRSGKPQCPPVTTDLKRYGVKIEGDTILLRAEPA, encoded by the coding sequence ATGGATACCTGGAAACCCGTGGCGGTGGTCAAGGACATTTCGCCCGACACGCATACGCTGCGCGTCATGCTCGATGGCGAGGCCGTGTGCCTGTATGACCTGGAAGGCGAGATCTGCGCCACGCAGGACCGCTGCCCGCATGGCAACGCCAGCCTGGCCGAAGGCTACCTGGAAGACGGCACGATCGAATGCCCGCTGCACCAGGGCGTGTTCGACATCCGCAGCGGCAAGCCGCAGTGCCCGCCCGTTACCACCGACCTGAAGCGCTATGGCGTGAAGATCGAGGGCGACACGATTTTGCTGCGGGCCGAGCCGGCATGA
- a CDS encoding NAD(P)/FAD-dependent oxidoreductase, translated as MSRGAIVIVGAGQAGGWAARTLRDAGYGGRVVLLGAEPHAPYERPPLSKAVLAGEAAPETTELFSADQLRELDIDFRPGVAARALRLDEHVVSTADGQDLAYDKLLLCCGGRALVPRLPGIDLPGVHVLRTRDDALRLRQALGRGKRLAVVGGGWIGLEVAATARQMGCQVTVIEQAERLCARSVMPGVSDYLADLHRGQGVALRLGAGLRSIAADGAALALALSSGPAIAADAVVLGVGLQPNDELARAAGLACDGGVVVDEYCRASAPDVYAAGDVAVMPVAAAGRLLRLESWQNAQDQAVAAARAALGLGAPYVSSGAVWSEQYDAMIQIAGFLPRAAGEALRPLPAQRGLLSVALDAQGGAVAAVAVNAGRDFRQLRKWLAEGARLDPAVLARPDAPLATALCRPATAAA; from the coding sequence ATGAGCCGCGGCGCCATCGTGATCGTGGGCGCCGGCCAGGCAGGCGGCTGGGCCGCCCGCACGCTGCGCGACGCCGGCTATGGCGGCCGCGTGGTGCTGCTGGGCGCCGAACCCCATGCCCCGTACGAGCGGCCCCCGCTCAGCAAGGCCGTGCTGGCCGGCGAGGCGGCGCCCGAAACCACCGAGCTGTTTTCGGCGGACCAGCTGCGCGAACTGGATATCGACTTCCGGCCCGGCGTGGCGGCGCGCGCATTGCGCCTGGACGAGCACGTGGTGAGTACCGCCGACGGCCAGGACCTGGCCTACGACAAACTGCTGCTGTGCTGCGGCGGGCGCGCGCTGGTGCCGCGGCTGCCCGGCATCGACCTGCCCGGTGTGCACGTGCTGCGCACGCGCGACGACGCGCTGCGCCTGCGCCAGGCGCTGGGGCGGGGCAAGCGCCTGGCGGTGGTTGGCGGCGGCTGGATCGGCCTGGAAGTGGCAGCCACCGCGCGGCAGATGGGCTGCCAGGTCACGGTGATCGAGCAGGCCGAACGGCTGTGCGCGCGCAGCGTGATGCCCGGCGTGTCCGATTACCTGGCGGACCTGCACCGCGGGCAGGGCGTGGCGCTGCGGCTGGGCGCCGGGCTGCGGAGCATCGCGGCCGACGGCGCGGCGTTGGCGCTGGCCCTGTCGAGCGGGCCGGCCATCGCGGCCGACGCCGTGGTACTGGGCGTGGGCCTGCAGCCCAATGACGAACTGGCCCGCGCCGCCGGCCTGGCTTGCGACGGCGGGGTGGTGGTGGATGAATATTGCCGCGCCTCGGCGCCCGATGTGTACGCGGCGGGCGACGTGGCGGTGATGCCGGTGGCGGCCGCCGGGCGGCTGCTGCGGCTGGAATCGTGGCAGAACGCCCAGGACCAGGCCGTGGCCGCGGCGCGTGCGGCGCTGGGCCTGGGGGCGCCGTACGTGTCGTCCGGCGCCGTGTGGTCCGAGCAATACGACGCGATGATCCAGATTGCGGGATTTTTGCCGCGCGCGGCCGGCGAAGCGCTGCGGCCGCTGCCGGCGCAGCGCGGGTTGCTGTCGGTGGCCCTGGATGCCCAGGGGGGCGCGGTGGCGGCGGTGGCTGTCAATGCCGGCCGCGATTTCCGTCAGTTGCGCAAATGGCTGGCCGAGGGGGCCCGGCTGGACCCTGCCGTGCTGGCGCGGCCGGACGCCCCGCTGGCTACTGCATTGTGCCGCCCCGCCACGGCGGCGGCCTGA
- a CDS encoding nuclear transport factor 2 family protein: MMERDNDTAAIKAACEAVVLAFFHALDTRRHEAVAALMAADGVWQRQGKALRGPQAVLQALDARPAGRTTCHVITNVRLLEAAADRASLGYFLTAYESVAQDGAPGAPRLVAIRDCRDALVRTPDGWRLADKQSRRHLPPE, from the coding sequence ATGATGGAGCGAGACAACGATACCGCGGCGATCAAGGCCGCCTGTGAAGCGGTGGTGCTGGCGTTTTTCCATGCCCTGGACACGCGCCGCCACGAGGCGGTGGCCGCGCTGATGGCCGCGGACGGCGTCTGGCAGCGCCAGGGCAAGGCCCTGCGGGGCCCGCAAGCCGTGCTGCAGGCCCTGGACGCGCGCCCCGCCGGCCGCACGACCTGCCATGTGATCACCAATGTGCGGCTGCTTGAAGCGGCTGCCGACCGCGCCAGCCTGGGTTATTTTCTGACCGCCTACGAAAGCGTGGCGCAGGATGGCGCGCCCGGCGCGCCGCGCCTGGTGGCCATTCGCGATTGCCGCGATGCCCTGGTGCGCACCCCCGATGGCTGGCGGCTGGCCGACAAGCAGAGCCGGCGCCACTTGCCGCCCGAATGA
- a CDS encoding Bug family tripartite tricarboxylate transporter substrate binding protein — MKATRTLMRFLTGLLAATAAVAGPAQADSPFTHPLTLIVPFAAGGGGDTLARLVADPLSREVGQPIVIENRPGAGGNIGTAIGARANPDGYTLVYGTNGTQATNHWLYKTPGYTPKDFEPISRFTTIAAVLVVNGNDERFKSLSQLLAYAKQHPGELTCGSAGNGTSSHLACELLKQMAGVDLMHIPYKGGAAAMTDLLGGRISLLIDVMPNVAGQIDAGKLRALAVTTPQRVASHPDIPTIDESGVKGYGFFAWDGLYAPKGTPPQMLDALNAAVQRTLQRPEVRQALESRGAMPAPTSRQELAEFGAEEYERLGKVVRTAGAAID, encoded by the coding sequence ATGAAAGCCACACGCACCCTGATGCGCTTCCTGACGGGGCTGCTGGCCGCCACCGCCGCGGTCGCCGGTCCGGCCCAGGCGGACAGCCCCTTCACGCACCCGCTGACCCTGATCGTGCCCTTTGCCGCCGGCGGCGGCGGCGACACGCTGGCGCGCCTGGTCGCCGATCCGCTCAGCCGCGAAGTGGGCCAGCCCATCGTGATCGAGAACCGCCCGGGGGCGGGCGGCAACATCGGCACCGCCATCGGCGCCCGCGCCAATCCCGACGGCTATACGCTGGTGTACGGCACCAACGGCACGCAGGCCACCAACCACTGGCTGTACAAAACGCCCGGCTATACGCCCAAGGATTTCGAGCCCATTTCCCGCTTCACCACCATCGCCGCCGTGCTGGTGGTCAATGGCAACGACGAGCGCTTCAAGTCGCTGTCGCAGCTGCTGGCCTATGCCAAGCAGCATCCCGGCGAGCTGACCTGCGGCTCGGCCGGCAACGGCACGTCGTCGCACCTGGCCTGTGAACTGCTCAAGCAGATGGCCGGCGTCGACCTGATGCACATCCCGTACAAGGGCGGCGCCGCCGCCATGACCGATCTGCTGGGCGGCCGCATTTCGCTGCTGATCGACGTGATGCCCAACGTGGCGGGCCAGATCGACGCCGGCAAGCTGCGCGCCCTGGCCGTGACCACGCCGCAGCGCGTGGCCTCGCATCCGGATATCCCCACCATCGACGAAAGCGGCGTCAAGGGCTACGGGTTCTTCGCCTGGGACGGCCTGTATGCCCCGAAGGGTACGCCGCCGCAGATGCTGGACGCCCTGAACGCCGCGGTGCAGCGCACGCTGCAGCGTCCGGAAGTGCGCCAGGCGCTGGAATCGCGCGGCGCCATGCCGGCCCCCACGTCGCGCCAGGAACTGGCCGAATTCGGCGCGGAAGAATACGAGCGCCTGGGCAAGGTGGTGCGCACCGCCGGCGCGGCGATCGACTGA
- a CDS encoding CopD family protein: MFYSILKFAHILAVILWVGGMIFAYCFLRPAAAALEPPQRLQLMRGVLGRFLNAVLWSVVVVLASGAWMIGRSARQAAESGGSFHMPPSWTAMATLGILMAVIFGHIRYALYPRLANAVQAGQWPAAGAAMGSIKTWVAVNLALGLLAVAAVVLG, encoded by the coding sequence ATGTTCTACAGCATATTGAAGTTTGCGCACATCCTGGCCGTCATCTTGTGGGTGGGCGGGATGATTTTCGCGTACTGTTTCCTGCGGCCGGCCGCCGCGGCGCTGGAACCGCCCCAGCGGCTGCAGCTGATGCGCGGCGTGCTGGGCCGCTTCCTGAACGCCGTGCTGTGGTCGGTGGTGGTGGTTCTGGCCAGCGGGGCCTGGATGATCGGCCGTTCGGCCCGCCAGGCGGCCGAATCGGGCGGCAGCTTCCACATGCCGCCGTCCTGGACGGCGATGGCCACCCTGGGGATCCTCATGGCCGTCATCTTCGGGCACATCCGCTACGCGCTGTACCCGCGCCTGGCGAACGCCGTGCAGGCCGGCCAGTGGCCCGCCGCCGGCGCCGCCATGGGGTCGATCAAGACCTGGGTGGCCGTCAACCTGGCCCTGGGCCTGCTGGCGGTGGCCGCGGTGGTGCTGGGCTGA
- a CDS encoding YajQ family cyclic di-GMP-binding protein: protein MPSFDVVSEVDKHELSNAVDQANRELATRFDFKGTDAKFELEEFVVTQIAPSAFQLKQMLDILRGRLSARGIDLRCLEVADPLENLGGARQKVTVRQGIEQPVAKKLIAAIKAAKLKVESQINGDKLRVSGKKRDDLQEAIALLRKTDVDLPLQYQNFRD, encoded by the coding sequence ATGCCCAGTTTCGACGTGGTTTCCGAAGTGGACAAGCACGAACTCAGCAACGCGGTCGACCAGGCCAACCGCGAGCTGGCCACCCGTTTCGACTTCAAGGGCACCGACGCCAAGTTCGAGCTCGAGGAGTTCGTGGTGACCCAGATCGCGCCCAGCGCCTTCCAGCTGAAACAGATGCTGGACATCCTGCGCGGCCGGCTGTCGGCGCGCGGCATCGACCTGCGCTGCCTCGAGGTGGCCGATCCGCTCGAAAACCTGGGTGGCGCGCGCCAGAAAGTCACCGTGCGGCAGGGTATCGAGCAGCCCGTCGCCAAGAAACTGATCGCCGCCATCAAGGCGGCCAAGCTCAAGGTCGAAAGCCAGATCAACGGCGACAAGCTGCGCGTCAGCGGCAAGAAGCGCGACGACCTGCAGGAAGCCATCGCCCTGCTGCGCAAGACCGACGTCGACCTGCCCCTGCAGTACCAGAACTTCCGCGATTGA
- a CDS encoding COG4315 family predicted lipoprotein yields MTVRIATARRAAILAACALFAAAAHAQAPVKTQDGVLADQAGMTLYTFDNDSAGKSVCNDKCAKAWPPLAAAADAKAQGDYSIVTRDDGAKQWAYKGKPLYLFVKDTKPGEKHGDNVKNVWHVVKP; encoded by the coding sequence ATGACTGTCCGTATTGCCACCGCCCGCCGCGCCGCCATCCTGGCCGCCTGCGCCCTGTTCGCCGCCGCCGCCCACGCCCAGGCCCCCGTCAAGACGCAAGACGGCGTGCTGGCCGACCAGGCCGGCATGACCCTGTACACCTTCGACAACGACAGCGCCGGTAAGAGCGTCTGCAACGACAAGTGCGCCAAGGCCTGGCCGCCCCTGGCCGCCGCCGCCGATGCCAAGGCGCAGGGCGACTACAGCATCGTTACCCGCGATGACGGCGCCAAGCAGTGGGCCTACAAGGGCAAGCCGCTGTACCTGTTCGTGAAAGACACCAAGCCGGGCGAAAAGCACGGCGACAACGTCAAGAACGTCTGGCACGTAGTCAAGCCCTGA
- a CDS encoding sigma-70 family RNA polymerase sigma factor encodes MRAEDEALIVACIPSLRRYARGLTGERERADDLVQDTLERAWSRYSRWQRRGELRAWMFGIMHNQFIDSVRAQRRQADALADGELPEVAVRPTQADALEVRDLDRCLLQLPPDLRAVILLVGVEEFSYREAALALGVPVGTVMSRLSRARDRLGALLQARPAAAPALHRVK; translated from the coding sequence ATGCGCGCCGAAGACGAGGCGCTGATCGTCGCCTGCATCCCCAGCCTGCGGCGCTATGCCCGCGGGCTGACGGGCGAGCGCGAGCGCGCCGACGACCTGGTGCAAGATACCCTGGAACGGGCCTGGAGCCGCTACTCGCGCTGGCAGCGGCGCGGCGAGCTGCGGGCCTGGATGTTCGGCATCATGCACAACCAGTTCATCGACAGCGTGCGCGCGCAGCGCCGCCAGGCCGATGCCCTGGCCGATGGCGAGCTGCCCGAGGTCGCCGTGCGGCCCACCCAGGCCGACGCGCTGGAAGTGCGCGACCTGGACCGCTGCCTGCTGCAGTTGCCGCCCGACCTGCGCGCGGTGATCCTGCTGGTGGGCGTCGAGGAATTCAGCTACCGCGAAGCGGCGCTGGCCCTGGGCGTGCCGGTGGGCACGGTGATGTCGCGCCTGTCGCGCGCCCGCGACCGCCTGGGCGCGCTGCTGCAGGCGCGCCCGGCCGCCGCGCCCGCCTTGCACCGGGTCAAATGA
- a CDS encoding anti-sigma factor family protein, giving the protein MNDQTLPLMPGPGAPVTEADLHAYVDRQLPDERAAEIAAFLQQHPEAREQVQAWREQNRMLREWLAPVANEPLPLRLPLAPPAAPRRWAALAAALALAVCSAVAAWFVRGEFDSRQMGAVLQARAAAAGEAAFAHRAAIAHAVYAADARRPVEIGADQEQALVTWLTKRLGAPVRAPALAQAGYALVGGRLLPGGQGPVAQFMYASAEGRRLTLYVTREAAGGKTAFQFAQEGPVRVFYWVDGRFGYALSGEVGRGELMRISTEVYRQLDTAPAG; this is encoded by the coding sequence ATGAACGACCAGACCCTGCCCCTCATGCCCGGCCCCGGCGCCCCGGTGACCGAGGCCGACCTGCATGCCTATGTCGACCGCCAGCTGCCCGACGAACGGGCCGCTGAAATTGCTGCTTTCCTGCAGCAGCACCCCGAGGCGCGCGAGCAGGTGCAGGCCTGGCGTGAACAGAACCGGATGTTGCGAGAGTGGCTGGCGCCGGTGGCCAACGAGCCGCTGCCATTGCGCCTGCCGCTGGCGCCGCCGGCCGCGCCGCGCCGCTGGGCCGCGCTGGCCGCGGCGCTGGCCCTGGCGGTGTGCAGCGCCGTGGCGGCCTGGTTCGTGCGCGGCGAGTTCGACAGCCGGCAGATGGGCGCCGTCCTGCAAGCCCGGGCCGCCGCCGCGGGCGAGGCCGCCTTCGCGCACCGCGCCGCCATTGCCCATGCCGTATATGCCGCCGACGCGCGGCGCCCGGTCGAGATCGGCGCCGACCAGGAACAGGCCCTGGTCACCTGGCTGACCAAGCGTCTGGGCGCTCCGGTGCGGGCCCCCGCGCTGGCGCAGGCCGGCTATGCGCTGGTGGGCGGGCGCCTGCTGCCCGGCGGGCAGGGGCCGGTGGCCCAGTTCATGTATGCCTCGGCCGAAGGCCGCCGCCTGACCCTGTACGTGACGCGCGAGGCGGCCGGCGGCAAGACGGCGTTCCAGTTCGCCCAGGAAGGCCCGGTCCGGGTGTTTTACTGGGTGGACGGCCGCTTCGGCTACGCCCTGTCGGGCGAAGTCGGCCGCGGCGAACTGATGCGGATCTCGACCGAAGTCTACCGCCAGCTGGATACCGCGCCGGCTGGTTGA
- the hutG gene encoding N-formylglutamate deformylase has protein sequence MTTLYTLTRGDAPLVINIPHVGTWVPTELRPLMTAPALGVPDTDWHVDRLYDFARERGATLMAATHSRYVVDLNRDPEGADLYPGASNTELCPTGRFDGGPIWNEGAAGHPLLDVAARRRQYFDPYHAQLAAELQRVHARHGYVVLLDGHSIISRCARFFEGRLPDLNLGTADGASCAPALQAAAAAALATAPGFSHVVNGRFKGGWITRHYGQPQRGYHAVQLEMALEAYMTEDEPFNWDPQRAEPLGHVLRALVDALLAWRP, from the coding sequence ATGACCACGCTCTATACCCTTACCCGCGGCGATGCGCCGCTGGTCATCAACATCCCGCACGTGGGCACCTGGGTGCCCACCGAACTGCGCCCCCTCATGACAGCCCCGGCGCTGGGCGTGCCCGATACCGACTGGCACGTCGACCGCCTGTACGACTTCGCGCGCGAGCGCGGCGCCACCCTGATGGCGGCCACGCATTCGCGCTATGTCGTCGACCTGAACCGCGACCCGGAAGGCGCCGACCTGTACCCCGGCGCGTCGAACACCGAACTGTGCCCCACCGGGCGCTTCGATGGCGGCCCGATCTGGAACGAGGGCGCGGCCGGCCATCCGCTGCTCGACGTGGCGGCGCGGCGCCGCCAGTATTTCGACCCCTACCATGCGCAACTGGCGGCCGAGCTGCAGCGCGTGCATGCCAGGCACGGCTATGTCGTGCTGCTGGACGGCCATTCCATCATCTCGCGCTGCGCGCGTTTCTTCGAGGGCCGGCTGCCCGACCTGAACCTGGGCACGGCCGACGGCGCCAGCTGCGCGCCGGCCCTGCAAGCGGCGGCGGCCGCCGCGCTGGCCACGGCGCCCGGGTTCAGCCACGTGGTCAACGGCCGCTTCAAGGGCGGCTGGATCACCCGCCACTACGGCCAGCCGCAGCGCGGCTACCATGCGGTGCAGCTGGAAATGGCGCTCGAAGCCTACATGACCGAAGACGAGCCCTTCAACTGGGATCCGCAGCGCGCCGAGCCCCTGGGCCATGTGCTGCGCGCCCTGGTCGATGCCCTGCTGGCCTGGCGGCCTTGA
- a CDS encoding SDR family oxidoreductase, with protein MSTEKVALITAGGSGMGAAAARKLAADGFRVAILSSSGKGEALAGELQGLGVTGSNLVPDDIARLVDSAMQRWGRVDAVVNSAGHGPKGKLLDIPDADWQLGMEYYLLNVVRITRLVAPIMRQQRGGSIVNISTYATFEPEALFPTSGVFRAGLAAFTKVFSDEYAADNVRMNNVLPGFIDSLPEKDDRRQRIPMGRYGRSDEVAELIAFLASDKSGYITGQNIRIDGGITRSV; from the coding sequence ATGTCCACTGAAAAAGTCGCACTGATCACCGCCGGCGGCAGCGGCATGGGCGCCGCCGCGGCGCGCAAGCTGGCCGCCGACGGCTTCCGGGTCGCCATCCTGTCGTCGTCCGGCAAGGGCGAAGCGCTGGCCGGCGAACTGCAGGGCCTGGGCGTGACGGGCTCGAACCTGGTGCCCGACGACATCGCCCGGCTGGTCGACAGCGCCATGCAGCGCTGGGGCCGCGTCGATGCCGTCGTCAACAGCGCCGGCCACGGCCCCAAGGGCAAGCTGCTCGACATTCCCGACGCCGACTGGCAATTGGGCATGGAATACTACTTGCTGAATGTCGTGCGCATCACGCGGCTGGTGGCGCCCATCATGCGCCAGCAGCGCGGCGGCTCGATCGTCAATATTTCCACCTACGCCACCTTCGAACCCGAAGCGCTGTTTCCCACGTCGGGCGTGTTCCGCGCCGGCCTGGCCGCCTTCACCAAGGTGTTTTCCGACGAATACGCGGCCGACAACGTCCGCATGAACAACGTGCTGCCCGGCTTCATCGACAGCCTGCCCGAAAAAGACGACCGCCGCCAGCGCATTCCCATGGGCCGCTACGGCCGCTCTGACGAAGTGGCCGAGCTGATCGCCTTCCTGGCCTCGGACAAGTCCGGCTATATCACCGGGCAGAACATCCGCATCGACGGCGGCATCACCCGCTCGGTTTAA